One part of the Eptesicus fuscus isolate TK198812 chromosome 20, DD_ASM_mEF_20220401, whole genome shotgun sequence genome encodes these proteins:
- the CTC1 gene encoding CST complex subunit CTC1, with the protein MAARRAQAVGSEQTWLEAAQAFIQETLCPAGKEPTIQFTQLVIDCVKTTWLSQGKNQGFTLPLSYSFVSVQDLKSHQHLPCCSHLSWSSTAYQAWAQEAGLSGTALPRERLLLLGTLTDLPEDLEQGCRNGSLYVKDNTGILGCELIDLDLSWLGHLFLFPSWSYLPPAKWNSSGEGHLELWGVPVPVFPLTISTGPPTPIPVLYPEAASRLLRHRSKLRVIRPNLAGKLVRLSALVKSKKKAYFIASLGELSPPGSQAGSHVSIIVQVPAQLVWHQALRPGRAYVLTELRASKIHGHRYRVWTTNPSSHLLPLKSECVRELDLDLELGRTLLEADPKPLPRTSNIQDRQEQKGLSRDSRLLSYTGTVTGVLNQPAGLYELDGQLGLCLSYQQFHGLRRVVRPGVCLELQDVHLLQSVGGGTRRPVLAACLRGAVLLRGFSRQKPETQSSLQAWGASLYEQLVWERQLGLPLYLWVTKALEELACKLCPHVLRHHQFLQCSSPGSPSLGLQLLAPTLDVLAPPCVPSRNAHKEILEEPHCCPLQKYTRLQTPCSFPTLEALKEEGRCRAWTSFDPKTLLSAPEVSHLTSCQLNQRLAWSWLCLLPSTFHPAQVLLGVLVASSHKGCLQLRDQSGSLPCLLLNKHSQPVSDPRLIGCLVRAERFQLVIERNVRSSFPSWKELSMAGFIQEQQARVYVQFFLADALIWPMPRPFLHSATSSTPPQTEPTLPEGAHIGQSRLFLLSHKEALMKRNFCVPPGASPEVAKPTLSFHISGSWLGGTQRKEGTGWGPPELKGDENKDQKVLLIFIGPSVRWFEFLHPGQVYRLVAPGPPTPALFEEGGSSCISQRPLELAGCTSCLTVQDAWTLELERAQDIPDMPSISKALPESSLTDLLSDNVTDSLVSFSAEILSRTLCEPLPAATWTKPGSTEARRGCVKITVAVETADCEFPPHLDIYIEGPHLPPPLGLLPGARVYFNQLEKRVSRSHNVYCCFQSSTYMQVLSFPPETTVSVPLPHVYLARLLQGGQTPFQAIASCHIVSVFSLQLLWVCAHCTSLSIQGRCTHQGSTCPTQTSVSQASIRLLVEDGTAEAVVTCRNHHVAAALGLCPSEWASLLELVRGPGKVALQFIGPGAQPESSAKTDEPLTLFLRTLCTSLSVLRPIVLSFELERKPSKIIPLEPPRLQQFQCGKLPLLTHVNPRIQLSCLSIQEPEHSSSLGAFASSCLETATVA; encoded by the exons ATGGCAGCTCGCCGCGCTCAGGCTGTTGGCTCC GAGCAAACCTGGCTTGAGGCTGCCCAGGCCTTCATCCAAGAGACCCTGTGTCCAGCTGGCAAGGAGCCTACTATCCAGTTCACTCAGTTGGTGATTGACTGTGTGAAGACTACCTGGTTGTCTCAGGGAAAGAACCAGGGTTTTACACTGCCCCTCAGCTACAG CTTTGTCTCAGTACAGGACCTCAAGAGCCACCAGCACCTTCCATGCTGCAGCCACCTGTCCTGGAGCAGCACTGCATATCAGGCCTGGGCCCAAGAGGCTGGACTCAGTGGGACTGCCCTCCCCCGGGAGCGGCTGTTACTTTTAGGGACACTAACAGACTTACCAGAGGACTTGGAACAAGGGTGCAGAAATGGAAGCCTCTATGTGAAAGATAACACTGGTATCCTGGGCTGTGAG CTCATAGATCTGGATCTTTCTTGGTTGGGCCATCTCTTTCTGTTCCCCAGTTGGAGTTACCTTCCTCCTGCCAAGTGGAATTCCTCAGGAGAAGGGCACTTGGAGCTCTGGGGTGTCCCTGTGCCAGTGTTTCCCTTGACCATCAGCACTGGCCCTCCGACCCCTATTCCTGTTCTCTACCCGGAGGCTGCTTCCCGCCTCCTCAGGCACAG AAGCAAGCTCAGAGTTATACGGCCAAACCTGGCTGGGAAGCTGGTTCGATTGAGTGCTCTggtgaaaagtaaaaagaaagcttACTTCATCGCATCTCTCGGTGAATTATCCCCACCTGGCAGCCAAGCTGGCAGCCATGTATCCATCATTGTGCAG GTCCCCGCCCAGCTGGTTTGGCACCAAGCCCTTCGGCCGGGTAGGGCCTATGTGCTGACAGAGCTGCGCGCATCCAAGATTCATGGTCACCGTTACCGTGTTTGGACGACCAACCCCTCCTCTCATCTGTTGCCGCTGAAATCAGAATGTGTGCGAGAGCTGGACCTGGACCTGGAGTTGGGCAGAACTCTCTTGGAGGCTGACCCCAAGCCACTCCCCAGGACAAGCAACATCCAAGACAGGCAGGAGCAAAAAGGTCTTTCCCGGGACTCCAGACTCCTGTCATATACG GGAACCGTCACTGGCGTGCTGAATCAGCCTGCTGGCCTCTATGAGCTGGATGGGCAGCTGGGGCTCTGCCTTTCCTACCAGCAGTTCCATGGCCTCAGACGGGTGGTGCGGCCAGGAGTCTGTCTGGAG CTCCAGGATGTTCACCTCCTCCAGTCCGTGGGTGGAGGGACAAGAAGGCCAGTGCTAGCCGCTTGTCTCCGTGGTGCTGTTCTACTTCGGGGCTTCTCTCGTCAGAAGCCTGAGACTCAgtcttccctccaggcctggggggCCTCCCTGTATGAGCAGCTGGTATGGGAACGTCAGTTAGGACTTCCCCTCTACCTGTGGGTTACCAAGGCCCTGGAGGAGCTGGCCTGCAA GCTGTGCCCCCATGTGCTGAGACACCACCAGTTCCTGCAGTGCTCCTCTCCTGggagccccagcctgggcctgcaaCTCCTGGCTCCCACCCTGGATGTTCTAGCTCCACCATGCGTCCCCAGTCGGAACGCACACAAGGAGATCCTTGAAGAGCCACATTGCTGTCCACTCCAGAAG TACACTCGGCTGCAAACTCCTTGCTCCTTCCCCACTCTGGAAGCCCTGAAAGAGGAAGGGCGCTGCAGGGCCTGGACTTCCTTTGACCCCAAGACCCTCCTGTCCGCCCCAGAAGTTTCTCACCTGACCAGTTGCCAACTCAATCAGCGCCTGGCCTggtcctggctctgtctgctgCCCTCCACCTTCCATCCAGCCCAG GTTTTACTTGGGGTTCTGGTGGCTTCATCTCATAAAGGTTGTCTGCAGCTTCGGGACCAAAGTggttccctcccctgcctgctcctCAACAAGCACTCGCAGCCCGTCTCCGACCCCCGGCTCATAG GCTGCTTGGTGCGGGCCGAGCGGTTCCAGTTGGTCATAGAGAGGAATGTCAGGAGCAGCTTTCCATCCTGGAAGGAGCTGAGCATGGCAGGCTTCATCCAGGAGCAGCAGGCCAG AGTCTATGTCCAGTTCTTTCTGGCTGATGCCCTGATCTGGCCTATGCCCAGACCTTTCCTTCACTCAGCCACCTCCTCAACACCTCCTCAGACAGAGCCCACCCTCCCCGAGGGTGCCCACATAGGACAGAGCCGGCTGTTCTTGCTGTCCCACAAGGAGGCACTGATGAAGAGGAACTTTTGTGTCCCCCCAGGAGCCAGTCCAGAGGTGGCCAAGCCCACCCTCAGTTTCCACATATCAGGGAGCTGGCTCGGGGGTacccagaggaaggagggaacTGGTTGGGGCCCACCTGAGCTCAAGGGAGATGAGAACAAGGATCAGAAG GTTCTCCTCATCTTTATTGGCCCCTCAGTCCGCTGGTTCGAGTTCTTGCACCCCGGGCAAGTGTACCGACTCGTGGCTCCTGGCCCTCCC ACACCAGCATTGTTTGAGGAGGGTGGTTCATCCTGCATATCGCAGCGTCCTCTGGAGTTGGCCGGCTGTACATCCTGCCTCACTGTCCAGGATGCATGGACCCTGGAACTTGAGCGCGCCCAGGACATCCCAGATATGCCGAGTATCAGCAAGGCACTGCCTGAATCCTCGCTGACGGACCTGCTCAGTGACAA CGTCACCGATTCCTTGGTGTCTTTCTCAGCTGAGATTCTGTCGCGGACTCTGTGTGAACCACTTCCTGCTGCTACCTGGACAAAGCCTG GGAGCACTGAAGCCAGGAGAGGGTGTGTGAAGATAACTGTAGCTGTGGAGACTGCTGATTGTGAATTCCCCCCTCACTTGGACATATATATCGAAGGCCCACACTTGCCTCCCCCACTAGGACTCCTTCCAGGAGCCCGAGTCTACTTTAACCAGCTGGAGAAAAGAGTTTCCAG ATCCCACAATGTTTACTGTTGTTTCCAGTCATCCACTTATATGCAGGTCCTGAGTTTCCCCCCGGAAACCACAGTCAG TGTTCCTCTGCCCCACGTCTACCTGGCGAGACTGCTACAGGGTGGCCAGACCCCATTCCAGGCCATTGCCTCTTGCCATATTGTTTCTGTCTTCAGCCTTCAGCTCCTCTGGGTGTGTGCTCACTGTACCAGCCTCTCCATCCAG GGAAGGTGTACTCATCAGGGCTCCACTTGCCCCACTCAGACATCTGTAAGCCAGGCCAGCATCAG GCTCCTGGTGGAGGATGGGACTGCTGAAGCTGTGGTGACCTGTCGGAACCATCATGTGGCAGCAGCACTAGGGCTGTGTCCTAGTGAGTGGGCCTCCCTCCTGGAGCTTGTCAGAGGACCAGGGAAAGTGGCCTTGCAGTTTATAGGGCCTGGAGCCCAACCTGAG TCCTCAGCGAAGACTGATGAGCCCTTGACCCTCTTCCTCCGGACACTTTGTACCAGCCTCTCTGTCCTCCGCCCTATTGTACTTTCTTTTGAGCTTGAGAGGAAACCCTCCAAGATCATCCCTTTAG AACCTCCTAGGCTACAGCAATTCCAGTGTGGGAAGCTTCCTCTCCTGACTCATGTGAATCCCAGGATCCAGTTGTCATGTCTGTCTATCCAGGAGCCTGAGCACTCCAGCTCCCTGGGGGCATTTGCTTCCTCCTGCCTCGAAACTGCAACAGTGGCCTGA